From Seriola aureovittata isolate HTS-2021-v1 ecotype China chromosome 20, ASM2101889v1, whole genome shotgun sequence, a single genomic window includes:
- the mynn gene encoding myoneurin, whose translation MTHVTNHGKLLLQRLHQQREMDFLCDITIMVRDVEFRAHRNILAAFSKYFSSQAEKVQDVTTLDPDKVSRYALEKLLEFIYTGQMNLSSTRQAAVRRAAVFLGMSEATKYLEEIPHWSEPSETSQSEVDKETGLSPPSPTSPGSPTSPVPLSIVSIAGDWHDEGKDGKQQEGETKDVDVGEGDKSDEEYTPTTPKSAGRGQGRKRGRPKSLSGEQAEPGSSADGTPKTQGYRGRGRGRGRGRGRGRGRGRGRGGFNNEDLSLEDSDTSVKDFGDTSADWSPSQDDDSPAKKPRLSSSEGRRGRGRGRGRGRGRGRGRGRRRTGEEGVEEESGSVGADDEEEEEEEEDDEEDEEEEEEGEIGEQDPSEMDEMSLSCTECNKLFKDASSLRRHEKIHKGLKPFVCIFCSKTFRQATQLKTHLRIHTGEKPFGCSDCDKCFAQKCQLVAHRRMYHGEEKPYTCQRCGFKFATSSNYKIHIRLHSGEKPYVCDICGQAFAQSSTLTYHKRRHTGEKPYQCDLCGMSFSVSSSLIAHARKHTGETPYKCSQPKCDARFVTSSELKKHMRRLHPEGNTGVQCLLCGNRFASVKNMIKHQEKAHADEVRQHKERARAVVLLASSHPVAFVQSKLSQENKGLVSIPEGEPANPEPTTPDPKAIAPSADADASSAEADADATTTASIIEGFKSEPAHPPITAADQVTFDADQEQTINSDTLHALVEQLRPPPSPAQSLEQIVIIRTVDTAENNPPQQ comes from the exons ATGACTCATGTCACCAATCATGGGAAGCTGCTGTTGCAGCGTTTGCATCAGCAGCGAGAGATGGACTTCTTGTGCGACATAACCATAATGGTGAGAGATGTGGAGTTCAGAGCTCACCGCAACATCCTGGCTGCCTTCAGCAAGTACTTCTCCTCCCAGGCTGAGAAAGTTCAAGATGTCACGACCTTGGACCCGGACAAAGTCAGCCGCTACGCCCTGGAGAAGCTACTGGAGTTTATTTACACTGGACAGATGAACCTCAGCAG CACCAGACAAGCAGCTGTGCGTCGAGCAGCTGTGTTCCTGGGAATGTCTGAGGCCACAAAGTATCTGGAGGAAATCCCCCACTGGTCCGAGCCCAGCGAAACCTCCCAGTCTGAGGTGGACAAAGAAACTGGTCTCTCTCCTCCCAGTCCAACCTCTCCCGGCAGCCCCACCTCCCCGGTCCCCCTGTCTATTGTCTCCATTGCCGGGGACTGGCATGATGAGGGGAAGGACGGTAAACAGCAGGAGGGTGAGACCAAAGATGTGGAtgtgggagagggagacaagAGCGATGAAGAGTACACCCCAACAACACCAAAGAGCGCTGGACGTGGACAgggcaggaagagaggaaggcCCAAGAGCTTAAGTGGCGAGCAGGCGGAGCCCGGCAGCTCGGCTGATGGCACCCCCAAAACCCAGGGCtacagggggagggggagaggcagagggaggggcagggggagaggcagagggagaggaagaggaagaggaggtttTAATAATGAAGATCTGTCTTTAGAAGATTCTGACACGAGTGTGAAAGACTTCGGGGACACCTCCGCAGACTGGAGCCCCTCGCAGGACGACGACTCTCCGGCCAAGAAGCCTCGACTGAGCAGCAGCGAGGGGCGGAGAGGACGAGGccgggggagggggagaggcagggggagagggagaggcagaggcaggaggaggaccGGGGAGGAGGGAGTAGAGGAGGAGAGCGGCTCGGTGGGggctgatgatgaggaggaggaggaggaagaggaggatgacgaggaggatgaagaagaggaggaggagggtgagatTGGGGAACAGGATCCGTCGGAGATGGACGAGATGTCGCTGTCGTGCACCGAGTGCAACAAACTGTTTAAAGACGCGAGCAGCCTCCGGCGCCACGAGAAGATCCACAAGGGCCTGAAGCCGTTCGTCTGCATCTTCTGCTCCAAGACGTTCAGACAAGCCACACAGCTGAAGACACACCTGCGCATACACACAG gtgaGAAACCGTTCGGTTGCTCCGACTGTGACAAGTGTTTTGCTCAGAAGTGCCAGCTGGTCGCTCACCGCCGCATGTACCACGGCGAGGAGAAGCCTTACACCTGCCAGCGCTGCGGCTTCAAGTTCGCCACGTCGTccaattacaaaatacacaTCAG ACTGCACAGCGGGGAAAAGCCGTACGTCTGTGACATCTGTGGTCAGGCGTTCGCTCAGTCCAGCACCCTGACGTATCACAAACGACGACACACCGGAGAGAAACCGTACCAGTGTGACCTGTGCGGCATGTCGTTCTCCGTCTCGTCCTCCCTCATCGCACACGCAAGAAAACACACGG gtGAGACTCCGTACAAATGTTCTCAGCCAAAATGTGACGCACGTTTTGTGACGTCTTCTGAACTGAAGAAACACATGAGACGACTTCACCCAG aggGGAACACCGGCGTGCAGTGCCTGCTGTGTGGAAACAGATTCGCCAGCGTGAAGAACATGATCAAACACCAGGAGAAGGCTCACGCCGATGAAGTGCGGCAACACAAGGAGAGAGCCAGAGCTG tcgTCCTCCTGGCCTCCAGTCATCCTGTGGCCTTCGTCCAGAGCAAACTCTCCCAGGAAAACAAAGGTTTGGTGTCGATCCCCGAAGGCGAGCCAGCCAACCCGGAGCCCACCACCCCCGACCCCAAAGCCATAGCTCCGTCTGCAGACGCGGACGCCAGCTCCGCCGAGGCCGACGCTGACGCTACCACCACCGCCTCCATCATCGAGGGCTTCAAGTCGGAGCCCGCTCACCCGCCTATCACTGCCGCCGACCAGGTGACCTTCGACGCTGACCAGGAGCAGACCATCAACTCGGACACCCTCCACGCTCTGGTGGAGCAGCTGCGGCCGCCGCCCTCCCCGGCCCAGAGCCTGGAGCAGATCGTCATCATCAGGACAGTGGACACCGCCGAAAACAACCCTCCTCAGCAGTGA
- the lrrc34 gene encoding leucine-rich repeat-containing protein 34 isoform X1, whose amino-acid sequence MAREFYESLCAEQEIKINPLIVEVLEKTTLTENFTLKLAGNNRLRRVQRLNDEDVFIVCKCLKNKCVTGLDVRYNNITDEGVGHLAGLLQEENSALRCLDLKFNNILTDRAEILSKSLQCNRTLLSLRLSGNKIGNRGAMHLASMLQVNNSLQELELADCDLATQSVIAFTIVLKSNKSLRSVDISRPLLFSHQEGWAVHCSEMLAVNSSLVELHLGKMGMTDTGMERLSEGLRLNHSLRYLDLRCNRVTRDGVHHLAEVLKQNPTLEIIDLSSNRIEDEGAAYLSEAITWPRCALKELSVNSNNIRTEGLLSLTQAMKTNTTLTHVYIWGNLLEEPVCQAFRELISSGRLLPQHTDVSAYEVDGRVFLAEVFQNLRRHYHSTDCSGTETHSDSNPAAGPDSTSARLIENQQLVPLQPY is encoded by the exons ATGGCTCGCGAGTTTTACGAATCTCTCTGCGCAGAGcaagagataaaaataaatccacttATTGTAGAAGTTTTAGAGAAGACGACGCTGACGGA GAATTTCACCTTGAAACTGGCAGGAAACAACCGACTGAGACGCGTTCAAAGACTCAACGATGAAGACGTTTTCATTGTCTGtaaatgtctgaaaaacaagTGTGTGACAG GTCTTGATGTGAGGTACAATAACATCACAGATGAAGGGGTTGGACACCTGGCCGGCCTCTTACAG gaggagaacTCAGCTCTGCGCTGTTTGGACCTGAAGTTCAACAACATCCTGACAGACAGAGCTGAAATCCTCAGCAAGAGCCTGCAG tgtaaCCGCACCTTGCTCTCCCTCAGGCTGTCAGGTAATAAGATCGGGAACAGGGGAGCCATGCACCTGGCCAGCATGCTGCAGGTGAACAACAgcctgcaggagctggagctggcTGACTGTGACCTG GCCACTCAGAGTGTGATCGCGTTCACCATCGTGTTGAAAAGCAACAAGAGTCTTCGCTCTGTTGATATCAGCCGGCCGCTGCTCTTCAGCCACcag gagGGGTGGGCGGTGCACTGCTCTGAGATGCTGGCTGTGAACAGCAGCCTGGTGGAGCTGCACCTGGGGAAGATGGGGATGACCGACACCGGGATGGAGAGGCTGAGCGAAGGCCTGAGGCTCAACCACAGCCTGCGGTACCTGGACTTGCGCTG CAACCGTGTGACTCGTGACGGCGTGCACCATCTCGCCGAGGTGCTGAAGCAGAACCCGACCCTGGAGATCATAGATCTGTCGTCCAATCGGATTGAAGATGAGGGCGCTGCGTACCTGAGTGAAGCCATCACCTGGCCACGCTGCGCCCTGAAGGA gttgtctgtcaacagtaacaacatcagGACGGAGGGTCTGCTGTCTTTGACTCAGGCTATGAAAACTAACACAACTCTGACGCACGTCTACATCTGGGGAAACCTACTGGAAGAGCCTGTCtgccag GCCTTCAGAGAGCTGATATCCAGCGGCCGCCTGCTGCCGCAGCACACAGACGTCAGCGCGTACGAGGTGGACGGTCGGGTGTTTCTCGCCGAGGTCTTCCAGAATTTGAGGAGACATTATCACAGCACAGACTGTTCTGGTACAGAAACACACTCCGACTCAAACCCCGCTGCCGGGCCAGACTCCACCTCTGCACGGCTCATTGAGAACCAGCAGCTCGTTCCTCTGCAGCCGTACTGA
- the lrrc34 gene encoding leucine-rich repeat-containing protein 34 isoform X2, with the protein MAREFYESLCAEQEIKINPLIVEVLEKTTLTENFTLKLAGNNRLRRVQRLNDEDVFIVCKCLKNKCVTGLDVRYNNITDEGVGHLAGLLQEENSALRCLDLKFNNILTDRAEILSKSLQCNRTLLSLRLSGNKIGNRGAMHLASMLQVNNSLQELELADCDLATQSVIAFTIVLKSNKSLRSVDISRPLLFSHQEGWAVHCSEMLAVNSSLVELHLGKMGMTDTGMERLSEGLRLNHSLRYLDLRCNRVTRDGVHHLAEVLKQNPTLEIIDLSSNRIEDEGAAYLSEAITWPRCALKELSVNSNNIRTEGLLSLTQAMKTNTTLTHVYIWGNLLEEPVCQAFRELISSGRLLPQHTDVSAYEVDGRVFLAEVFQNLRRHYHSTDCSDVLHLWCLLLWALVIGRLA; encoded by the exons ATGGCTCGCGAGTTTTACGAATCTCTCTGCGCAGAGcaagagataaaaataaatccacttATTGTAGAAGTTTTAGAGAAGACGACGCTGACGGA GAATTTCACCTTGAAACTGGCAGGAAACAACCGACTGAGACGCGTTCAAAGACTCAACGATGAAGACGTTTTCATTGTCTGtaaatgtctgaaaaacaagTGTGTGACAG GTCTTGATGTGAGGTACAATAACATCACAGATGAAGGGGTTGGACACCTGGCCGGCCTCTTACAG gaggagaacTCAGCTCTGCGCTGTTTGGACCTGAAGTTCAACAACATCCTGACAGACAGAGCTGAAATCCTCAGCAAGAGCCTGCAG tgtaaCCGCACCTTGCTCTCCCTCAGGCTGTCAGGTAATAAGATCGGGAACAGGGGAGCCATGCACCTGGCCAGCATGCTGCAGGTGAACAACAgcctgcaggagctggagctggcTGACTGTGACCTG GCCACTCAGAGTGTGATCGCGTTCACCATCGTGTTGAAAAGCAACAAGAGTCTTCGCTCTGTTGATATCAGCCGGCCGCTGCTCTTCAGCCACcag gagGGGTGGGCGGTGCACTGCTCTGAGATGCTGGCTGTGAACAGCAGCCTGGTGGAGCTGCACCTGGGGAAGATGGGGATGACCGACACCGGGATGGAGAGGCTGAGCGAAGGCCTGAGGCTCAACCACAGCCTGCGGTACCTGGACTTGCGCTG CAACCGTGTGACTCGTGACGGCGTGCACCATCTCGCCGAGGTGCTGAAGCAGAACCCGACCCTGGAGATCATAGATCTGTCGTCCAATCGGATTGAAGATGAGGGCGCTGCGTACCTGAGTGAAGCCATCACCTGGCCACGCTGCGCCCTGAAGGA gttgtctgtcaacagtaacaacatcagGACGGAGGGTCTGCTGTCTTTGACTCAGGCTATGAAAACTAACACAACTCTGACGCACGTCTACATCTGGGGAAACCTACTGGAAGAGCCTGTCtgccag GCCTTCAGAGAGCTGATATCCAGCGGCCGCCTGCTGCCGCAGCACACAGACGTCAGCGCGTACGAGGTGGACGGTCGGGTGTTTCTCGCCGAGGTCTTCCAGAATTTGAGGAGACATTATCACAGCACAGACTGTTCTG